A genome region from Hevea brasiliensis isolate MT/VB/25A 57/8 chromosome 7, ASM3005281v1, whole genome shotgun sequence includes the following:
- the LOC131181675 gene encoding transcription factor MYB4-like, protein MVRTTAVDKNGLKKGAWNQEEDDKLRAYIRAYGHGNWRELPKFAGLSRCGKSCRLRWVNYLRPGVKHGNFSKEEDDLIIQLHQELGNKWSTIATNLPGRTDNEIKNHWHTHLKRRGKQSQASNVQAKEQSSETPESLISPCKKLEAADVANNTPSLPIILESFPLSKESSDHSSLSAGVSFVAEDSLTLMGIFEESGEDFWTQPFVGDNTYDQDDYTSSFALYYDYNLDFFDQVLQELPDN, encoded by the exons ATGGTCAGGACAACTGCAGTTGACAAAAATGGATTGAAGAAGGGTGCATGGAatcaagaagaagacgacaagttGAGAGCTTACATTCGGGCATATGGCCACGGGAACTGGCGTGAACTACCCAAGTTTGCTG GCCTTTCAAGGTGCGGTAAGAGCTGCAGATTACGGTGGGTGAACTACCTTCGGCCGGGTGTAAAACACGGAAACTTCTCCAAGGAAGAGGATGATTTGATCATTCAACTACATCAAGAACTTGGAAATAA GTGGTCCACGATTGCGACGAACTTACCAGGAAGAACTgacaatgaaattaaaaatcactGGCACACCCACTTAAAAAGGCGAGGGAAGCAATCCCAGGCATCAAATGTTCAGGCGAAAGAGCAGTCTAGCGAAACCCCAGAAAGCCTGATCAGTCCATGCAAAAAGTTGGAAGCAGCTGATGTTGCCAATAATACTCCATCTCTTCCAATAATATTAGAGAGCTTTCCTTTGTCCAAAGAAAGCTCTGATCATTCTTCTTTGTCTGCTGGCGTGAGTTTTGTTGCAGAAGATAGTCTCACCTTAATGGGAATATTTGAAGAATCAGGTGAAGATTTCTGGACTCAACCTTTTGTAGGAGATAATACCTACGACCAAGATGACTATACTTCATCTTTTGCTTTATACTATGATTACAATTTGGATTTCTTCGACCAAGTGCTGCAAGAACTGCCAGATAATTAA